One Coleofasciculus sp. FACHB-T130 genomic region harbors:
- a CDS encoding aldehyde dehydrogenase, whose product MLVPQKVSNIVSQQKTFFATGKTKDISFRIQHLKLLKRALLENEAAIFKALQTDLNKSVFEAALSEIGVCLEEINYALKNINTWTKPKKIKAPITQFIASAQVYSEPLGVVLIVGAWNYPLQLLISPLVGAIAAGNCAILKPSEIAANTSHLLAEIIPKYFNPEVVAVVEGGIETSQQLLEEKFDYIFFTGGSEVGKIVMAAAAKHLTPVTLELGGKSPCIVDADTHLEYTAKRIVWGKFMNAGQTCIAPDYLLVDKKIKRDLLAQIKNCIHDFYGDEPEKSPDYGRIINQKHFNRLCKYLDGDVLIGGETNPSERYIAPTVIDRVGWEDPVMQEEIFGPILPVLEYTELNEAIALVNAKPKPLALYFFSKDKQKQQTVLQQTSSGGVCINDTVMQVGVLDLPFGGVGESGIGRYHGKASFETFSHQKSVLNKSFLVDMKLRYAPYKDKLKILKWLMK is encoded by the coding sequence ATGCTAGTACCACAAAAAGTTAGTAATATCGTATCTCAGCAAAAAACGTTTTTTGCAACCGGAAAAACTAAAGACATATCGTTTAGAATTCAACATTTAAAGCTTTTAAAAAGAGCATTATTAGAGAATGAAGCCGCTATTTTTAAGGCTTTGCAAACCGACCTAAACAAATCAGTGTTTGAAGCTGCTTTATCAGAAATAGGAGTTTGCTTAGAAGAAATTAATTATGCGTTAAAAAATATTAATACCTGGACAAAACCCAAGAAAATAAAGGCACCAATTACCCAATTTATAGCCTCCGCTCAGGTTTATTCTGAGCCGTTGGGTGTAGTTCTAATCGTGGGAGCTTGGAACTATCCCTTGCAGCTACTAATTTCCCCTCTAGTGGGTGCGATCGCAGCCGGTAACTGTGCGATTTTAAAACCTTCAGAAATAGCTGCAAATACATCCCATCTGTTAGCTGAGATTATCCCTAAATACTTTAATCCTGAAGTAGTGGCTGTTGTAGAAGGCGGTATTGAAACTAGCCAACAGTTACTCGAAGAAAAGTTTGACTATATCTTTTTTACAGGCGGTAGCGAAGTCGGAAAAATTGTTATGGCGGCAGCAGCCAAACATCTGACGCCCGTTACCCTGGAATTGGGTGGCAAAAGTCCTTGTATTGTAGATGCCGATACTCATCTGGAATACACTGCCAAAAGGATTGTTTGGGGTAAATTCATGAATGCAGGTCAAACTTGTATTGCCCCAGATTATCTTTTAGTAGATAAAAAAATTAAAAGAGATTTACTCGCACAAATCAAAAATTGTATTCACGATTTTTATGGGGATGAACCGGAAAAAAGCCCTGATTATGGCAGAATTATTAATCAAAAACACTTTAACCGTCTTTGTAAATATCTAGATGGGGATGTTTTGATTGGTGGAGAGACTAATCCATCTGAGCGATACATTGCTCCTACCGTCATCGATCGCGTTGGCTGGGAAGATCCAGTCATGCAAGAAGAAATCTTTGGTCCAATTCTGCCAGTCCTAGAATATACAGAGTTGAACGAAGCGATCGCGCTTGTCAACGCCAAACCGAAACCCTTAGCCCTCTACTTCTTCTCGAAAGACAAACAAAAGCAACAAACCGTCTTGCAACAAACCTCTTCAGGCGGTGTTTGCATCAACGATACCGTTATGCAGGTTGGTGTCCTAGATTTACCCTTCGGTGGCGTCGGAGAGAGCGGCATCGGTCGTTATCACGGCAAGGCAAGTTTTGAGACATTCTCCCATCAAAAAAGCGTACTCAACAAATCTTTTCTCGTTGATATGAAGTTGAGATACGCTCCCTATAAAGACAAGCTCAAGATCCTGAAGTGGCTAATGAAATAA
- the rpmF gene encoding 50S ribosomal protein L32, giving the protein MAVPKKKTSKSKRDKRKATWKHKATIQAQKALSLGKSILTGRSKFVYPTQEEEAEEE; this is encoded by the coding sequence ATGGCGGTTCCTAAGAAGAAAACATCAAAATCCAAGCGCGATAAGCGCAAAGCCACCTGGAAGCACAAGGCGACAATTCAAGCTCAGAAAGCTCTGTCTTTGGGCAAATCGATTCTGACTGGGCGTTCTAAGTTTGTGTATCCAACCCAGGAAGAAGAAGCCGAAGAAGAATAA
- a CDS encoding sulfite oxidase-like oxidoreductase, whose amino-acid sequence MLGKFFKKPESEQSERVPPGQYLTKGFPVLTYGNTPQIDTDNWQFRVWGLATEKTFSLADFMALPQHNFTADFHCVTRWSKLDVQWTGVKVTDFMKLVEVDPKAVHVMEHCYGDYTTNIPLEDFLREENFFAHTLFGEPLPAEHGGPMRLVVPHLYAWKSAKWINGLEFLPQEESGFWERNGYHRRGEPWAEERYSY is encoded by the coding sequence ATGCTAGGAAAATTTTTCAAAAAACCAGAATCGGAGCAGAGCGAACGGGTTCCTCCCGGTCAATATCTGACGAAAGGCTTCCCGGTGCTGACCTACGGCAACACTCCGCAGATCGATACTGACAACTGGCAATTTCGCGTCTGGGGTTTGGCAACCGAAAAGACTTTCAGCTTGGCAGATTTTATGGCTCTGCCCCAACATAACTTTACTGCCGATTTCCATTGCGTCACCCGCTGGTCTAAACTCGACGTGCAGTGGACTGGCGTTAAGGTGACAGACTTTATGAAGCTGGTGGAAGTTGACCCGAAAGCTGTTCATGTTATGGAACACTGTTACGGCGACTACACCACGAATATTCCTTTAGAAGACTTTCTGCGAGAAGAAAATTTTTTTGCTCACACTCTATTTGGGGAACCGCTACCGGCGGAACATGGCGGACCGATGCGGCTAGTTGTCCCTCACCTTTATGCCTGGAAAAGCGCCAAATGGATTAACGGCTTAGAATTTCTCCCGCAAGAGGAATCGGGTTTTTGGGAGCGCAATGGCTACCACCGGCGGGGAGAACCGTGGGCAGAAGAGCGATATAGCTATTAA